A window from Hevea brasiliensis isolate MT/VB/25A 57/8 unplaced genomic scaffold, ASM3005281v1 Scaf32, whole genome shotgun sequence encodes these proteins:
- the LOC110662918 gene encoding disease resistance-like protein CSA1, whose product MPRGIKYLDLSGSGVEEWSPSSIQFFDNHVFVNISHCENLRSLPRIIYCNTFSALDIRFCPNLIMAPQIMEMLNEIASLIWFTLFKISGSRWHCTCRNSPDIVSLSSLELLSLRDAPIEELPSSIGCLSSLVSLNLQRCKKLKSLPNSICELKCLKTLLLSGCSNLEKLPPLYGLCSLKNLYLDGTALVKIPLDIFSLLSLRVLFLNDTPIEELPSSIGYELNFCNCVNLDQNARGTIMADAIQRIKELAFARSYGAFYPSFLVGLPGSKMPEWLSCEGPGDLIETSFPPGCFNNMFLGFVFCAILEFKAPVVHVRHLQLRCRSSFKNNNGDRVAMFSSKYFCLEDTIESDHVIFWYDGHGIFSLDWLKQNCDMENKAKFDLEPESVDMTQLEVKRFGFHLLYDKVELNKCNPYICREANFLEQLEETANANNKRSREDFYSSNINGNQEVETHPKRLRPNFFMEDYFSNAQDGINYDATMVPSSSSCEFAPKFYKFL is encoded by the exons ATGCCGAGAGGCATAAAATATTTAGATCTTTCTGGGTCTGGAGTGGAAGAGTGGTCTCCGTCATCTATCCAATTTTTTGACAATCATGTGTTCGTAAATATTTCCCATTGCGAAAACCTTAGAAGTCTTCCAAGAATTATATATTGCAATACTTTTTCAGCACTTGATATCAGGTTCTGCCCAAATCTCATCATGGCTCCGCAGATTATGGAAATGCTCAACG AAATTGCCTCCCTTATTTGGTTTACTCTCTTTAAAATATCTGGATCTAGATGGCACTGCACTTGTAGAAATTCCCCTGACATTGTTTCTTTGTCATCATTAGAATTACTGTCTCTACGTGATGCTCCAATAGAAGAATTGCCGTCATCAATTGGTTGTCTCTCTTCACTTGTTAGTTTGAATTTGCAGAGATGTAAAAAGCTTAAGAGTCTCCCAAACAgcatttgtgaattgaaatgtCTTAAGACTCTACTTCTCAGCGGCTGTTCAAATCTAGAGAAATTGCCTCCTTTATATGGTTTATGCTCCTTAAAGAATCTATATCTGGATGGCACTGCACTCGTAAAAATTCCCCTTGACATTTTCTCTTTATTATCATTGCGAGTATTGTTTCTAAATGATACTCCAATAGAAGAATTGCCGTCATCAATTGGTtatgaattgaatttttgtaaTTGCGTAAATTTGGACCAAAATGCACGTGGCACCATTATGGCAGATGCTATCCAGAGAATTAAAGAATTAGCCTTTGCTAGAAGTTATGGAGCATTTTATCCTAGTTTTTTGGTTGGTTTACCCGGAAGCAAAATGCCTGAGTGGTTGAGCTGTGAAGGCCCAGGAGATTTAATAGAAACTTCGTTCCCTCCTGGTTGCTTCAATAATATGTTCCTGGGTTTTGTTTTTTGTGCTATTCTAGAATTCAAGGCTCCTGTTGTTCATGTGCGGCATTTACAATTAAGATGTCGAAGCAGTTTCAAAAACAATAATGGCGACAGAGTCGCCATGTTTTCAAGTAAATATTTCTGTTTGGAAGATACCATAGAATCAGATCATGTGATCTTTTGGTACGATGGCCATGGCATTTTCTCTTTAGATTGGCTCAAACAAAATTGTGACATGGAGAACAAGGCAAAATTCGACCTCGAGCCTGAGAGTGTGGATATGACACAGTTGGAAGTGAAAAGGTTTGGGTTCCACTTGTTATATGACAAAGTTGAGCTAAACAAATGCAATCCTTACATATGCAGAGAAGCCAATTTTCTGGAGCAATTAGAAGAAACAGCAAATGCCAACAATAAGAGAAGCAGGGAAGACTTCTACTCCAGTAATATCAATGGCAACCAGGAGGTGGAAACACACCCTAAAAGATTGAGGCCAAACTTCTTTATGGAAGATTACTTTTCAAATGCTCAGGATGGGATTAACTACGATGCTACTATGGTTCCTTCAAGTTCTTCATGTGAATTTGCTCCCAAATTCTACAAATTTCTTTGA